The Chiroxiphia lanceolata isolate bChiLan1 chromosome 3, bChiLan1.pri, whole genome shotgun sequence DNA segment ccagtttcttctccttttacttttctataaaggaaagtaaaaatccAGTTCAAAGCTGCTAAGTAGCTTTCCCATGTTTACATTCAAGAAATAACTTTCACtgccataaaaaaatattcacaccACTAAAAAAGAACTCCCACAATTTTCTCTGCTCCTTGTATGAAGGCCAGTCATTTTGCATCACCATCCATGATGTCATTTGACTCTTTTAGAGTAGTCTGAATTCAGGTCTCGGTGTGGGATCTGCTTAAATGGAAGTTCAATGTCTTTGGCTCTCCTCTTGCGCCAGaaggattttcctttctgaaacaaatctAAAGTATCGCCCTTGCAATGCCAGGTCCTTTTAAATCCTGTTGTCTTTACCAGAACTGCGGGGCCACGTTGGGCTTGGAAAAGGGCAGGGGGGAATCTGAGAGTCTTTGAGTCAGCACATCAGCTCAGAAGGGATCCACCACAGAAGGAGTAACGGCGAGCTGCAAACCAAGATCAGAAGCTGTTACAAACTGACCCGATTTCAGCTCTGAATGCCACCATGCCTAACAGGCAGAGAGCTACAGGGGATAGCCAGGGGAAGAAGAGTGAAGGACAGCTCTAAAACCAGTACAGATCCTTGCTTTTATCCTGAGTCTGCAAACCTGAGAAcggagagaagaaaaaaaaagggaagaagaaaaataggtaCAGGCATTTaaggacaaaggaaaacaaaatgcatttctgcCAGCTGAAATCAGTCTAAAGCATTGGGTCTCTAGAGCCCCAGAAGGCTATGAAGCAAGGAGAAGAGCCCATGCCAGACTGGAGCCTGGTACACGTCCCTCCTGCTGTAAATGAGGACGCCGAAAGGATCCATTAGGGGCTGTGATAACAAAATCAGCATGGAGCAAGCTTTCCTTGCCTTCACAACCACTGATTCAGGATCTATCACTGCTAATTGCCTGTGTCCCTGATTTTATCACTGCTACAGTCACACAGCCTTGGTTCCAGACACCCCACCAGGCACTACTGGGGGAATGCCATTGCCCTTTCTGCTCAGCAAATGCAATTGGGCTTTCATTTCAAACACTTGagggaaaaagtaaataagGAGAGGAGATAGTTCATGAACCTGCATGGGGTCTAAAAATgacctgctctgctgtggctgcccatACTACTGCCCTCAGTGCAGCATGTGGAGGGGGCCAAGCAGTGACCTTTAGGGCTGCTTCGTCCTGCTCCCAACTCTTGCTGCTCAATGCAGAATCAGGATCAGGGCCCCGACAAGAGTACCTCAAAGCAGCATGTATCCTCAGGGCATGTTTGCAGGCATCAGAAATTCAAATGATGTTTTGGGGATGTGATGTGTTGGTCTGTCccatcctccctctccccatcctctCTTGTCTGGCCTGAGAACCCCAAGAAGAGCACTCAGGACAGAGCTCAGGTGTTGCATATGGGGCCTCCACCCCCAATTTATTCTCCCACAGCGGCATCCCAGCCACCCCCCAGGGTGGTCCTTCCCTACTACTATGGATGGTGTGGAGTCAGGGAGCGGGGGTGCAGCTGACTCAGGGAACTTGTAGGCGCCAAGGGCAGCTCGTTACCTGTGTCAACATTGAGGCTGATGCTCTGCGCCATGTCTCCTGCTGCGCTGGGGAAAGGGCCCGGTGTCgtccaggctgcagcagtgcccGCTTCGTTCTTGCCCAGTTCACAAGGGGGACTGACTGGAGTGGACACGGAGGCGGGGGTGAGGCGGTGGGGGCGGACGGAGGCAGTGGGCACCAGAAGGGAGCCGTAGCGGGGGTCGAAGTGGGGCCCGTAGACTTCGTGCATGGTGGTGGGGCGAGGGTAGGCAGTGCTCTGTGTCCCAATGtaggggtggtggtggtggtggtggtggtggtgggcaTGGTGCCAGGGCTCAGGGCCACCCTGGTGCAGGTGACCATGCAGGGAGGCGGGTGCGTAGGGGTCGGTGGTGGTGGCGAAGGGCAGCTCactgtgggcagcagctgccagggggCTGCTCAAGCTGGCTGGGACTGAGGAGGGCTGGTACGTGCTGTTCCAGAAGGACGGCGGGAAGATGCGCTGGCTCATTGGGAAGGAGCCATCTGGGTGAAGGAAGCGGAAGAGAAAGTCAGCAATGAGCACACCTAGCAAGCCTTGATCACCTTCCCCTAGGCCTCTGTCCCTCCCTGATCTAACTAAACCAAACCTTGCATTCCCTTTATTCCCTGAAAAGCTACCAAACACAAGAACTTGCTGCAAACAAATACAGATTCCTCTCCAGCTAAACATCCAACACAGCTAGACTATGGCTTATCCCTGAAGCTGCAACTGTTTGGTCCAGGTTTCTCTTAGTATGTAGGTGGGAAAAAGGCTGTTATCTAAGGTGAGGGAAACATTTCTTCCATAGTGGAAACTGAGTGAGAGCTATTATATGCCACTGAAATTTTCAGGGTTGgacttttcttgtttgtttttgtaataATCTCCTTGTATAAACATTTATGTCCAACAcctccaggaaagcagctgctACCTCAGTGCAGTTTCAAAGTGGTCAGGAACAGTGAGAGTTGACTAAAGGTCAGCTTgaatttccttaattttctgGGGGCAATTGTCCACCTATTACACCAGACTTATGCCTGTTTCTTAGGTATACAGTCAACACATTTGGGAAGCACTCTGTAGACCTTTGGAGATATTTGGGAGGCAGGGCAAAGGACAAGGACCCTGCATTTTCTTAGCCCAGTAAGCAACACGCAAGATGGACTGGTGATTAGTAATAGTACAGGTAGATGTTATGCATGATTAATTGAGAATGCACACGGTTcccaaaagaaataaacaaaaccatgCTCCTGATACATGTTTGCCAGGAAGTATGTCAGCTCTGAGCCCTGGCATTACTCAGTAGAAGGGGAAGAGGTTCATGATGAGCAAAACACTCCTTTCCTGCCATCAGTTGAATATCTTTCACACGGGAATTATTTAAACTATTTCATTCTTAGACATTACTGACAGCAATTCATACAGAGGCTGGGAAACCAGCCTCGGCTGAGCAGGTGGCCCTGTGAGGGAGAATTACCAAAACTGCCCACAAAGAAGTGCCAGCCCTAACTCTCTGGTGGAGAGAGGATGGGGAAGGTTATTCCCTTCTGCCCTGGGTACCTCTAGGCCTGTCCAGAGTGAATCAGCTGTGCGTAAGCCCTGGCCTTAACCTGGCATATGGCCACAGTCATAGGCAGGTCTAGAAGccttaattttcagaaatttagggaccttcctccagcagcaatCAGGGCGGTGATACATGCAGGGCAAAATATGGGGACAAGCAATTAGTTTTTCAGAGGTGGGAAGCTGATGAGATGGTTCCcacatttgctttttgctttgttccCATCATTATGACCACACTAAACTGAAAGCTAGCATCAACAGGGTATCCCCTGCACAGTCACAGTGCAGGGGTCACTTCTGTAACTGTTTTGGCTGTAGCCCCTTCCAGGTAAAGCACCTGCAGTGTAAAGAAAGTTCATTTCCCCATTCCACGTCCCAGGTTGCTTCCCCCTCACCCACTGTGGTCCGGCATGAACTGAAGggctttattcttttttttcccttaaaaggGCCAAGCAGCTGACAGCTCTCGGCCCGGGACATTGGTTCCCAGGGGCTGCCCGCCGAGCACCAGCCGCcgaggggaggaaggagggagacgGGATGTCGAAGTCCGAGGTGCCTGCCCGGACGGGgaccccgccgccccccgcgctccccgcgcCGCGCTGGGTGCTCACCCCGCCAGGAGCCGGCGTTCCGCGTCGCCTTCGAGCTGCCgagggagaagctgctgggctggctgagcGCCCGGCTGAAGTGCTCGTCCACCACGGCGCTGATGTCCCCCTGGAAGTAGGTGAAGAGGACACAGCGGGAGCTGATGTACTCGGCCTCGGGGGGTCGCTCCTTCTCGGGGCTGCAGTCCTCCTCCTTGATGCTGGCCGCGGGGtggctggagaaggagctgctggcGCTGGCGCTGCTGCCGCTCTCCGGGGCTTCTTGCATTTTGGAGTAAAAGGCGAGTTTCtatggggaaggaaagaaaacagagccaGTCACGCAGCGCATCAAGGTGCGCTGCTCCCCCCTGTGCCATCCGGCATGCAGCGCTGAGCCCTCTCCTGCGATCTTTCCGAGAGGTTGCAAAAGTCTAATCCTCGGCTGTCCGCTGTTCCCCCAGCACGCAACGCATCCCCACACACCTCCACATCGCCCTCCGTAACTGCAATTCTGCCCCGCCTCTGGGAGGCAGCGAAGAGGCTGCAAACAGGGCAGGTGGTCCGAAACCCAGAGTCGCCGGCCGGGATGAAGAACCACCGGGTGGGGCAGGCGCGGCCAGGCGGGGATCACACGCCCTGGTTCCCCGCACCAAGCCCGGCATAAGAAGGCGCTTTGCAGATGGCTCTGGAGCGGCCGCCAAGGGGCTGCAATGCGGGGGGAAAGGCGCCGGGCACGGTCGGACGGCGACCAGGCACACACGGAGCAGCGACGGCAACGGGGGGAAGGCGAGAGCCGCTCGGTCCCCGGCTCGCAAAATCTGCTGTGAAGAGTGTCCCGTAACTCACAGCGGcgaggagaaggaaagagaaaaaaaaagactcaaacACATTTCAGGGCAAAGCACATCATTCCCCTGGCCAGCAGGAAGCTCTAGGTATTTCCtacaaaattattctgtttttacTGGATATCGATGAGTGGGAAAACAGCGGGCGTTGGTGGATGTTTCCCATCTTTATCCGCGTTAGCATgcctgcaggtgctgggagTTTCTTAGCAATAAGCGCTGGGACGTGGAGCCCGGGCTTGGATTATACGGGCAGAGCCTTGGAGCGGCCGGCGAGGGAAGCACCgaggggatggggcagagcCTTGGGCCAAGACGTGCAATATATATCATAATGTGACTCCTTTGCGACGACCGCCTTTCCACTTGGCTCCCAGTTCGGCCATTGAGGTAATGATCATCCCCCTTAATAATGTCATAAGCCGTGTGCCGGGAGGGTGAGGGGGTGATTGGAAGGAAGGTAAGGTGGGGAAGACATCATCTGCTATTTGTAACGGGAATTGGGTCCCGCTGCCGAGCGATGGAGGCGGCACAGGGTCCGCCACgccgggggctgcagggagtgGGGCCGCTGACCCCGGCCCGACTCTGCACGGCGGGGGCTCTCACCCGCCTCGAGCCTGGGGCGCTGCTTCCTCTATCCAGCCCCTTTTTCGTTACGCTGGTGgacaaaggaattaatttctgGAAGGAGTAAGGGCGAGGGAAAAGCTGGAAACGCAGAGGGGTAAAAGGAAAGAGGTGTGCAACAGGTGCAGCCCGGGGAAACGAGCCCTGACCCACGCGGGACGGTGCGGGTCCTGAAGAGAGCAAATCCCCACGCACGACGGGCTGTGCCTGCCCGAAACATTCCCGCGGCCGGCAGGATCCTGTTACTGAAAACCGGGGATGAGTTGATACACCCGCCCGCGCGGGCGGAGCCGCACGCAGCGCGGCGGCGAGACGTGGCTCCAGCCCACGGAGCACCCGCAGGTCTCGCAAACTACGGCTCCACCGGGAGCCCGGTGGGGCTGGGGGACGGGCCAGGGTCCTGCCACCGAGCGCTCCCCGGGAGCGGGGAGCATCCCTCAACCCCTGGCCCCTTTCGCTGCCGGGGCTTTTCCCGTCGTCGACAAACCGGGGAGACCCTGCAGCCGCCCGGCACTGTCGCCTCCTCCACTTCCAGAGCGTAACTCCGGAGCACCCCTCCGAGGCGGCTATAAAATCTCTGCACGAAGTGGCTCCCGCAGCGGCGGCCGGGATGCCGGCGGGCAGGGGTGAGCAATACTCCGGGTAGCCCGGCCTCGCAGCTACCGACGGGCTACACACACCTCGGACATCGCTGCCCCGAGCCGCCGCGCTCGGATGGAGCCGGTCCCGGCAAAGGaaacagacaaacaaatatTGGAAAACGAGCAAACCAACCCCCTAAAAATCCCTCTGAGGGTTAAATCGCGCCCAAGCTCCCAAGGCATCCCGTAGTCCGTCGTTGCCACCGGTGTACGTACCCTGCGGAGCCCTGCTCCAAGGTGGGATGCGGTTCTACTCCGATCACCATCTCAGGCTCCCAGatcttccccccccccgccgcccccctttcccctccccttctccttttccctttttccttttggtgaGGCCCCAGACGGCCATCCTCCAGATGACACCCCTCCCACCCACTGCCTCTTCACCACTGCCCCCCACACTTACCTGGTGATAGGGGCTGTAGGCTGCTGCGAAGTAGGGCTGGGGAGGACCGTAGACTTGGTACATAACATCCAAACAGCTCATGGCTGGCCGCGGCcgagaagtatttttttcatcaacTCGTGTTCTGCAAAGTGGACAATGCTTCGCGGGAGGGAGGTTCCCGGGGGTTAAGAGGCACCACGCACTGGTGGGAGGAGTGAGGGGGGATGAGGCCGCAGTGGGCTGAGCTgacaccccctccctgccctctttccctgcctcccGCCCTTTCTACAGCTTGGCTCCCTCCCGCAAATACGCTGGGGCCGGAGGGGCTCCACGGCCGCCGGGGGAATTTTAGCCCCGTGCCTGGCGGGTGGCAAAGGCGGGGGAAGCCAGGGAGATCCTCCCCGCAGCCGGGACTGCCCGGGAGCTGCCGGGCGGGAGGCGCGGGGAGAGCTCCGGCAAGCGATACCCTCCCCGGCCAAGCAGGGACGGAGCGACGGCTGCGGGATGCGGGGGAGACGTGGGGCGGCGGGAGATGGGGACTCACACAGAGAGTCAATCCATCTCCCGCtacatttcatttaatttcatttatttaatttcttttcacgTGCCTCCTGTGCCAGGTGCTGCCCCGCGCCTCCCGAGGAAGATGCCCCCGTCGTTCCTCCTGCCTCGTCGGGCCCCGCTCCTGCCGGGGAGAAGTGCAGCTCCGGGGAAGACAGGGATTGGAATAACACCCTCCAAATCCCACCAAGTCCGGCGTCCGCCGGAAAATGCCACCGTCAAAGTCACAGGAGTTGAGAGGTCTGATGAATCCACGGAGAAAAATCCAGTTGCTCCCGTGGAGGAATCTCCCCAGAAACTTTTGAATCATTTCAAATCCTTGGAACGGCAATGCTTTTGcattaatagaaattaaaacaacGCCGATGGCAAAGTCACGTCAAAAGAACAAATTATCGTGAAGGTAAACTTGATTTCCTCCTCGGCTTTCTGCCGAGTGTGACATGCAAAGTTGTAAATAGGTGAATGTGTCTTCACTGCTCATTTTGACGAAGTTGCATAGGAACTAGATCACTTTCTAACAGAGCTCTAAGTTCTCATCGTGGTAAGGGTCACAATCAAAGTGAAAAGAGACCcgggtttgtttctttttttctttaagaatctgtaataaagcagaaaaaatacagaacatatGATAGAAAGAATATTACTTGGTTTTCAAATGCTGATTGCTTACAAAAGTATGGgggaaaatctgaaaagaatGAACACTTTGAATTTTGAAGACCTGGAAATATTTGAACTAATTTTAGCAGAAAATCCTCAGAATTAAAACTAAGTATTGActctattttgttttccccaaaatgtaatttttatattgtaaGTGCTAGAAACTGTTCTAAATGCGTGCCTTTCACCAAAATGATGTTTCAGTGCCCAATGAGCATGTTTCAATATTTTCTGCATCACGTGCAagatttaaaattcatatttaaacAAACTTTTTTCTCCCTATTTTAGTTTGgtaaattcatttttcatattGCAATGCAGCCTGGAATGCCGTGGCTGAGGGTTCTGCCTCAGCACCACTCTTTCCCCCATCAGCAAATTTTTTGTTGGTGACCAAGAAGAAGAAAACGAGTTGAAGACTGTTAGGTATCAGGccttaaaataagaaatgtatCTTGTActctataattttatttctcttgagTAGTAAGCAAATAGTCACAACACAGGGAAGGACTCACTCTGCGGCTGGTGTCCAAATTAAGGCAGTCAGCTAAAGAACGCCCTCCACTCCTCACAGTGAGAGACTAACACATCTTACCTGGGACAATGAGATCTCACTTCTCCTCTGTGTCCCTGCTTGTGAGAGGTAGGGAGCTTTCCCAGCCCACACAGATCTGTGactattttaaaggcagcaGTATGCTGGGCGAGGTACCAAAACCAGCCCATTTCTCAGAGACTGAGTCCAATGGACACATACTCCAAAGACGGAGCACGCCTTGTACAAGCCCTTCACCAATGACTCTGTGTAATAGCAAAGGTAGGTCCTGACAATTGCCAAGGCTGAACATTTACTTCTTGTGTAGAAAAACCCAGAGAGTAACAGCAACATGTGAGACCGGGTGCT contains these protein-coding regions:
- the VGLL2 gene encoding transcription cofactor vestigial-like protein 2 isoform X1, whose translation is MSCLDVMYQVYGPPQPYFAAAYSPYHQKLAFYSKMQEAPESGSSASASSSFSSHPAASIKEEDCSPEKERPPEAEYISSRCVLFTYFQGDISAVVDEHFSRALSQPSSFSLGSSKATRNAGSWRDGSFPMSQRIFPPSFWNSTYQPSSVPASLSSPLAAAAHSELPFATTTDPYAPASLHGHLHQGGPEPWHHAHHHHHHHHHPYIGTQSTAYPRPTTMHEVYGPHFDPRYGSLLVPTASVRPHRLTPASVSTPVSPPCELGKNEAGTAAAWTTPGPFPSAAGDMAQSISLNVDTGLQTQDKSKDLYWF
- the VGLL2 gene encoding transcription cofactor vestigial-like protein 2 isoform X2, translating into MSCLDVMYQVYGPPQPYFAAAYSPYHQKLAFYSKMQEAPESGSSASASSSFSSHPAASIKEEDCSPEKERPPEAEYISSRCVLFTYFQGDISAVVDEHFSRALSQPSSFSLGSSKATRNAGSWRDGSFPMSQRIFPPSFWNSTYQPSSVPASLSSPLAAAAHSELPFATTTDPYAPASLHGHLHQGGPEPWHHAHHHHHHHHHPYIGTQSTAYPRPTTMHEVYGPHFDPRYGSLLVPTASVRPHRLTPASVSTPVSPPCELGKNEAGTAAAWTTPGPFPSAAGDMAQSISLNVDTGNELPLAPTSSLSQPSLRSQVCRLRIKARICTGFRAVLHSSSPGYPL